From one Triticum aestivum cultivar Chinese Spring chromosome 4B, IWGSC CS RefSeq v2.1, whole genome shotgun sequence genomic stretch:
- the LOC123093579 gene encoding protein PIN-LIKES 5 isoform X2, producing MGIIFLIGAALGWLAVKALKPGAHLQGLVIACSSAGNWGTIPLMIVPAICNEEDSPFGDADTCKSLGLSYVSLSMALGNFFIWTHSYSVMKRSAQLYKKCGDPTTNMRKEEDSGEAENGNHAAFLPLSSGEFHEDVESDPVRSSLPSSDVAGSFLHYLRRAKDLLVEILNELWSPPSVAALVGFTVGAIDKLRPLITEEDGPLRVVQDTAKLLADAAIPCTVLILGGNLTKGRGRTTMKPLVVVSIIVIRFVILPACGIGVVKAASELGFLPRSPLYRYVLLLQSTLPPAMSIGTIAQLFDVGEEECSIVFLWTHLVAALALTLWSTVFMSLVS from the exons ATGGGCATCATATTCCTCATCGGAGCGGCTCTTGGGTGGCTGGCCGTCAAGGCCCTGAAGCCAGGAGCACATCTTCAGGGGCTTGTCATTGCTTGCAGCTCAGCAG GTAACTGGGGAACTATTCCGCTGATGATTGTTCCGGCGATTTGCAACGAGGAAGACAGCCCCTTCGGTGATGCCGACACCTGCAAATCTCTCGGCCTCTCCTACGTCTCGCTCTCCATGGCG CTAGGGAATTTCTTTATCTGGACTCATAGCTACAGCGTCATGAAGAGATCTGCTCAGCTTTACAAGAAATGTGGTGATCCCACAACTAACATGAGGAAAGAAGAAGACTCAGGAGAAGCCGAAAATGGCAATCATGCGGCTTTTCTTCCCCTGTCGTCAGGGGAATTTCATGAGGATGTAGAGAGCGACCCG GTACGTTCTAGCTTGCCTTCCAGTGATGTTGCTGGTAGCTTCCTGCACTACTTAAGAAGAGCAAAGGATTTGCTGGTAGAGATACTGAATGAACTGTGGTCACCTCCCAGTGTTGCAGCG CTCGTAGGGTTTACCGTCGGCGCAATCGACAAGCTGAGACCGCTCATTACGGAGGAAGATGGCCCTCTCCGAGTAGTCCAAGACACCGCCAAGTTACTAGC AGATGCTGCGATACCATGCACCGTCCTCATACTCGGTGGAAACCTCACAAAAG GCAGAGGCAGGACGACGATGAAGCCCCTGGTGGTCGTATCAATCATCGTGATACGCTTCGTCATCCTCCCCGCGTGCGGAATCGGCGTGGTGAAGGCCGCCAGCGAGCTTGGGTTCCTGCCAAGATCGCCCCTGTACCGCTACGTTCTCCTTCTACAGTCCACGCTTCCCCCGGCCATGAGCATCG GGACGATAGCCCAGCTGTTTGATGTTGGGGAAGAGGAGTGCTCCATCGTCTTTCTCTGGACGCACCTGGTTGCAGCCCTGGCGCTCACCCTCTGGTCGACGGTGTTCATGTCACTCGTGTCCTGA
- the LOC123093579 gene encoding protein PIN-LIKES 7 isoform X1: MRFWSLLAVAWLPVLQVLLAGGLGACLASSRFDVLTSDARRHINKVVYIVFVPSLVFSSLAGTVTLKDIISWWFMPVNMGIIFLIGAALGWLAVKALKPGAHLQGLVIACSSAGNWGTIPLMIVPAICNEEDSPFGDADTCKSLGLSYVSLSMALGNFFIWTHSYSVMKRSAQLYKKCGDPTTNMRKEEDSGEAENGNHAAFLPLSSGEFHEDVESDPVRSSLPSSDVAGSFLHYLRRAKDLLVEILNELWSPPSVAALVGFTVGAIDKLRPLITEEDGPLRVVQDTAKLLADAAIPCTVLILGGNLTKGRGRTTMKPLVVVSIIVIRFVILPACGIGVVKAASELGFLPRSPLYRYVLLLQSTLPPAMSIGTIAQLFDVGEEECSIVFLWTHLVAALALTLWSTVFMSLVS; this comes from the exons ATGAGGTTCTGGTCTCTGCTCGCCGTGGCATGGCTGCCCGTCCTGCAggtcctcctcgccggcggcctcggagCCTGCCTCGCGTCCAGCCGTTTCGACGTCCTCACCTCCGATGCTCGGAGGCACATAAACAAG GTTGTTTACATCGTGTTCGTCCCGTCGCTCGTCTTCTCGAGCTTGGCAGGCACCGTCACGCTCAAGGACATCATTTCCTG GTGGTTCATGCCAGTGAACATGGGCATCATATTCCTCATCGGAGCGGCTCTTGGGTGGCTGGCCGTCAAGGCCCTGAAGCCAGGAGCACATCTTCAGGGGCTTGTCATTGCTTGCAGCTCAGCAG GTAACTGGGGAACTATTCCGCTGATGATTGTTCCGGCGATTTGCAACGAGGAAGACAGCCCCTTCGGTGATGCCGACACCTGCAAATCTCTCGGCCTCTCCTACGTCTCGCTCTCCATGGCG CTAGGGAATTTCTTTATCTGGACTCATAGCTACAGCGTCATGAAGAGATCTGCTCAGCTTTACAAGAAATGTGGTGATCCCACAACTAACATGAGGAAAGAAGAAGACTCAGGAGAAGCCGAAAATGGCAATCATGCGGCTTTTCTTCCCCTGTCGTCAGGGGAATTTCATGAGGATGTAGAGAGCGACCCG GTACGTTCTAGCTTGCCTTCCAGTGATGTTGCTGGTAGCTTCCTGCACTACTTAAGAAGAGCAAAGGATTTGCTGGTAGAGATACTGAATGAACTGTGGTCACCTCCCAGTGTTGCAGCG CTCGTAGGGTTTACCGTCGGCGCAATCGACAAGCTGAGACCGCTCATTACGGAGGAAGATGGCCCTCTCCGAGTAGTCCAAGACACCGCCAAGTTACTAGC AGATGCTGCGATACCATGCACCGTCCTCATACTCGGTGGAAACCTCACAAAAG GCAGAGGCAGGACGACGATGAAGCCCCTGGTGGTCGTATCAATCATCGTGATACGCTTCGTCATCCTCCCCGCGTGCGGAATCGGCGTGGTGAAGGCCGCCAGCGAGCTTGGGTTCCTGCCAAGATCGCCCCTGTACCGCTACGTTCTCCTTCTACAGTCCACGCTTCCCCCGGCCATGAGCATCG GGACGATAGCCCAGCTGTTTGATGTTGGGGAAGAGGAGTGCTCCATCGTCTTTCTCTGGACGCACCTGGTTGCAGCCCTGGCGCTCACCCTCTGGTCGACGGTGTTCATGTCACTCGTGTCCTGA